GATAGAAACCGCGTCAAACAGCTTCACTGCGGACGGCACAACAATGACCTTCACATCTGCCGCACAGGGCGCAGAGTTCTCTTATGAGGTAAAGAAGGACAACAGCAGTGCGATAGACGCTATAAAGTCATTCGTTGAAGATTACAACAAGATTATCGAAGAAGTTTACGGTCAGCTTGACCAGAAGCCGGACTCCGACTACTACGCACTTACCGATGATGATATTGAGGATATGGACTTATCCGAAAAACAGCAAGAGAAGTGGGAAGAAAGGGCTAAGAAAGGTCTACTTTACAATGACAGCACAGTTTCGACAGTAATGCAGAAGATGCGTTCCGTTCTTTATTCAACGGTAAAGACAGCGGACGGACAGACATTCAGCCTGTTCAGCATGGGCATTACGACAAGCGATGACTGGGGCGACCACGGCAAGCTTGAGCTGGACGAAACAAAGCTTGAGGCGGCGTTTGAGCAGTATGCCGACCAGATAGCAGATTTGTTCGCAGGTACAACGGTCGATGAAAACGGCAATACCGTAAAGACAGGCATAATGCACAAGCTTGATGACGTGCTTACGGGTGCGGTAAAGACGACCGGCGCAAGAAAAGACAAGGGTACACTTGTACAGCTTGCAGGTACAAAGACAGGTACATCAGCTACCGACAACTCTATATATGACCAGTTAAAGAGCATTTCAACGCTTATCTCGTCACTTGAAACAAGATATGAGAAGCAGCAGGACAGATACTGGAAGCAGTTCTCTAATCTTGAAACAATGATGGGCTCGCTCAACAGCCAGACCAGCTACATTCAGCAGCTGATGCAGTTCTGATAAACCCTAAATAACACAAAGCGTAAGGAATACGATATGAATAACGCATTTTCTGCATATAAAAAACAGTCTGTTACAACGCTCACACCCGGTGACGTTGTGGTAAAGCTGTATATGGAGGCGGAACGTCAGCTCAACAGAGCGTCTTACTACATTCCGCTCAAGAATTACGAGGAAACAAACAAGGCTCTTATAAAGGCGCAGGACGTAATAAACGCTCTGCGTTCCTGCCTTGATATGAAAATACCCGTTTCCAAAAATCTCGACTCGCTGTATGAATATTTCAACCGTGAAATAGTTGAGGCGAACATTAAAAAGGATAAAGCCAAGGTAGATGCGCTCCTTCCTATGATAGCCGAGCTGCGTGAAGCATTCGCCGAGATCAACAGTATGAGCAGAGAACAGATGGAAGCGCAGGAAAAAGCGGCGCAATCCGCAATGCAGGAGCAGGCTTAAATCACACGGTGCTTAACCCCCACCGGAAAGGAATCCGATATAATGAAAAAGGCAGATGCACAAACACTGCTTACGCTCATGGATGAGCTGACGGAGCTTATGACCGAGTATGACCGCCGTACAGACAGAATGGTTACAAATGACCTTGAAGTCATTCAGCAGGTACTTTTATCCCGTAATGAGCTTATGGATAAAATGCGTCAGGTAAAGCAATCTATAATGGATATTGCAAACGCTCAGGTTCCTGCCGAGCGTGAGCTTATCCGTGATATACTGAACAATAAACCCGTCACCGAAAACCTCTCGTATGAGTTAAGGCAGTTACAGTCAAAAATGCGCCATCTTCACGATATAAAAAGTGGAATTGACGAAAAGGATAAAAAGGTGACCGCTGTTGTCCGCCAAAGCTATGAGGATGTAAAGGCAGAGCTTGAATCGCTGAAGGTCGATAAAAAGAAAATCGACTACTACAGCAGCGTTAAGCTGGGCGGAAAGGGCAGAACCTTCAACACAAATTCATAACACCGGAAAGCACGACCGAAAATCGTGCTTTCTGTCTGTCTAAAAGCTGATTTGTTTTAAGCTATACATCAAAACGTATCACCAACACTGCCAAAAACAATTTCCGTACCGACAAGGCATTAATATTTTCGTGGGTGTATCTGTGCAACTGCGCTAACATTAACCTTTCAAAAAAACGCTACTAACCTGAGATATATGTACTAACCTGCGGACGTGTAGCGTTAAGCGTCCCTGCATTGACAAGATATACAATGTTCCGGTGGTTATTCGAGTTTAGCTAACACCCCGACGGGGTGTGGGTATGGGTAAGGAAAGAGGGATGCCAAGCTGAGCATTGCTTTAGCAATGCTCCCGCTCCTCACGTCGCTCAAGAGGAATAATTGATTTGGGAGAAAACCTAAGGGACAGGGAGAGGGGCTGTCAAGTCCAGCGGAGCTTTAGCGGAGTGCACGAGCCTTGCGTGAGCGAGGCTCAGACTTGTACCTGATCCCTTTGGTTGTCTCCCTCTTTCATATTGACAAGTGTATCCACTCGAATAGCGAACCCGAGAAGTGCTGTCCGACAAAAAGAACTATCGGCAGCTTATTACCATAGATAAATACTACAAGATATAACATAGGTACCCAAACAAAAGACTTTTTTCTTTTTGCCACACCGCCCAAAAAATTTTTTTAATTTTTTTCATTTCCCCTATTGACAAAACCTATAAGTTTAGTGTATAATACAAACATACCAAACAGATAGGTTTTGAGAGTAAGAAAACCTATCCAAGTGTGAATAAAAGAAAGGAGGCACATTTGATGAATATCATCGCAAAAGCCATCAGGCACAATTTCAGGAACGGACGAATGTGCCGCTGTATAGCATAACGTAAACCGTGCTTAAAGCACACCCTTAAGAACAAAGCAAAAACAAGAATTTGACAGGCTATAAGCCGATTAAAAGAAAGAGGTATTTACAATGAGCTATACATACGATAACAACTACAGATTTGAGACAATCCAGCTTCACGCAGGTCAGGAAACTCCCGACCCCGCATCAGACGCAAGAGCAGTTCCGATATATCAGACAACATCATACGTTTTCAAGAACAGCGCACACGCTGCCGCACGTTTCGGTCTTGCTGACGCAGGCAACATCTACGGCAGACTTACAAACTCAACACAGGGCGCTTTCGAAACAAGAATTGCCGCTCTTGAGGGCGGTGTTGCCGCACTCGCTACAGCATCGGGCGCAGCCGCTATAACTTACGCTATTCAGGCACTCGCTTACGCAGGTGAGCATATCGTAGCACAGAAGACTATCTACGGCGGCAGCTACAACCTGCTTGCACATACGCTTCCCCAGTACGGCATCAGCACTACATTCGTAGATGCACACAACCTTGAAGAAGTTGAAAACGCCATTCAGGATAACACAAAGGCTATCTACCTTGAAACACTCGGCAACCCCAACAGCGACATCCCCGACATTGACGCTATCGCAGAGATAGCACACAAGCACGGACTTCCGCTTATAATAGACAATACATTCGGTACTCCTTACCTTATCCGTCCTATCGAGCACGGCGCAGACGTTGTAGTACACTCGGCTACAAAGTTCATCGGCGGTCACGGAACAACGCTCGGCGGTGTTATCGTTGACTCCGGCAAGTTCGACTGGAAGAAGAGCGGTAAGTACGCTCCCATCGCAGAGCCTAACCCCAGCTATCACGGCGTATCATTTGTAGATGCTGCAGGTCCTGCCGCATTCGTTACATATATAAGAGCAATTCTTCTGCGTGATACAGGCGCTACAATTTCACCGTTCAACGCATTCCTGCTCTTACAGGGTACAGAAACACTCTCATTAAGACTTGACCGTCATATCGAGAACACAAAGAAGGTAGTAGAATTCCTTGCTAATCACCCCAAGGTTGAAAAGGTAAATCACCCCTCACTGCCCGACCACCCCGACCACGCACTTTATACAAAGTATTTCAAAAACGGCGGTGCGTCTATCTTCACATTCAACATCAAGGGCGGACAGGAAGAAGCTCACAAGTTCATTGACAGCTTACAGATATTCTCTCTGCTCGCAAACGTTGCAGATGTAAAGAGCCTTGTAATTCACCCCGCTACAACAACTCACTCACAGCTGACAGATGAGGAGCTTGCAGACCAGGGTATAGGCAGAAATACTATCCGTCTTTCAATCGGTACAGAGCATATCGACGACATAATCGCCGATCTCTCCCAAGCTTTCGACAAAGTCTAAGGCGGCGTGCCGCCGCTCCCAATTCCGCCTTTGATACAGTTTCTGCTATGCGTAGCATGGCGAAACGGTGGAATTTAAAACGATTAATTATGATTTGAAAGAATCGTTCCTCCCTAAATTGACCTTTCAATTCAGTAAAAGCGGCATATTGCCATCACCGGTAACGCAACTTACGCAATCCGCCAACCGTCAGAACGGCGAATTTGAAGCGGGTCACACCCGCAACGGCGGGATTAAAGAAACCATGATTTATCAAGATTAATTATGATTTGAAAGAATCGTTCCTCCCTAAATTGACCTTT
This window of the [Eubacterium] siraeum genome carries:
- the fliS gene encoding flagellar export chaperone FliS, with the translated sequence MNNAFSAYKKQSVTTLTPGDVVVKLYMEAERQLNRASYYIPLKNYEETNKALIKAQDVINALRSCLDMKIPVSKNLDSLYEYFNREIVEANIKKDKAKVDALLPMIAELREAFAEINSMSREQMEAQEKAAQSAMQEQA
- a CDS encoding O-acetylhomoserine aminocarboxypropyltransferase/cysteine synthase, producing the protein MSYTYDNNYRFETIQLHAGQETPDPASDARAVPIYQTTSYVFKNSAHAAARFGLADAGNIYGRLTNSTQGAFETRIAALEGGVAALATASGAAAITYAIQALAYAGEHIVAQKTIYGGSYNLLAHTLPQYGISTTFVDAHNLEEVENAIQDNTKAIYLETLGNPNSDIPDIDAIAEIAHKHGLPLIIDNTFGTPYLIRPIEHGADVVVHSATKFIGGHGTTLGGVIVDSGKFDWKKSGKYAPIAEPNPSYHGVSFVDAAGPAAFVTYIRAILLRDTGATISPFNAFLLLQGTETLSLRLDRHIENTKKVVEFLANHPKVEKVNHPSLPDHPDHALYTKYFKNGGASIFTFNIKGGQEEAHKFIDSLQIFSLLANVADVKSLVIHPATTTHSQLTDEELADQGIGRNTIRLSIGTEHIDDIIADLSQAFDKV